The following are encoded together in the Thermococcus sibiricus MM 739 genome:
- a CDS encoding lipoate--protein ligase family protein translates to MSLRVLFTEYPDPYLNIAFEEALARVRGVDAISDTLRIWKNKNSLILGRFVKVEEDINLENANKFRFPIIRRFTGGGTVYHDEGCVNYSLIIKRDVRYPLDYLYAHLLKGTLLALKKLGLRPYLKNTNDIVVNERKVSGTAAGLRWEVLFLHGSILVDSDLQMLYSLLKIPKAHRFDPVKYRVANLTSFIKNVSMDHIVEALIWGYSRVFSAPLTFEEPAEEESKITEILYKEKYSKDEWNFEGSIKNETEINKKIKEILS, encoded by the coding sequence ATGAGTTTGAGGGTTTTGTTTACTGAGTATCCTGACCCTTATTTGAACATAGCTTTTGAAGAAGCTCTTGCAAGAGTTAGGGGTGTTGATGCTATTAGTGACACACTGAGGATATGGAAAAATAAAAACTCCTTGATTTTGGGGCGATTTGTGAAAGTCGAAGAAGATATTAACCTAGAAAATGCTAATAAGTTTCGATTTCCCATAATAAGACGATTTACTGGAGGAGGGACAGTTTATCATGATGAGGGATGTGTAAATTATTCTCTTATCATTAAAAGGGACGTAAGGTATCCACTAGACTATCTTTATGCTCATCTTCTAAAAGGGACCTTACTTGCTCTAAAGAAACTTGGCCTGAGGCCATATTTAAAAAACACTAATGATATTGTTGTTAATGAAAGAAAAGTTTCTGGCACTGCAGCAGGGTTGAGGTGGGAGGTTCTTTTTTTACATGGTTCCATTTTGGTAGATTCCGACTTGCAAATGCTTTATTCCCTTTTGAAGATTCCAAAGGCCCATAGATTTGATCCGGTTAAATACAGAGTGGCAAATCTTACTAGCTTTATAAAAAATGTTTCCATGGATCACATTGTTGAAGCATTGATATGGGGATATTCGAGGGTTTTCTCAGCCCCTCTGACTTTTGAAGAACCTGCGGAAGAAGAGAGTAAAATAACGGAAATTTTGTACAAGGAGAAGTACTCTAAAGACGAGTGGAACTTTGAGGGTTCAATAAAAAATGAGACCGAAATAAACAAAAAAATAAAGGAAATACTTAGCTAA
- a CDS encoding alpha-ketoacid dehydrogenase subunit beta — MAVVREITFAQALNEALDYEMSKDPKVVVMGEDVGQYGGIFGVTKGLLEKYGEERVKDTPIAESGFIGTGVGAAASGLLRPVVELMFIDFLGVAYDQIYNQAAKIRYMFGGKAKIPIVIRTVSGAGASAAAQHSQSLHALFVHVPGLKVVYPSTPYDAKGLLISSIEDDDPVVFIEHKMLYGVKGPVPEEPYSIPLGEADIKKEGKDVTVVATALMVYRALEVAEKLEEEGISVEVIDPRSLVPLDEETILNSIKKTGRLVIVDEAYPRCSFATDIAALAVSKAFDSLKAPVKLVTAPSTPVPFSPALEKEWVPSTEKIETAIREVL; from the coding sequence ATGGCAGTGGTGAGAGAGATAACCTTTGCACAGGCCCTTAATGAAGCATTGGATTACGAGATGTCCAAAGACCCCAAAGTTGTTGTCATGGGTGAGGATGTAGGACAGTATGGCGGAATATTTGGTGTTACAAAGGGTCTTTTAGAAAAATACGGCGAGGAGAGGGTAAAAGACACACCTATTGCTGAGAGCGGATTTATAGGGACCGGAGTAGGAGCTGCTGCTTCGGGATTGTTGAGGCCAGTTGTAGAACTGATGTTCATAGACTTCCTTGGAGTTGCTTATGACCAGATTTATAACCAAGCGGCAAAGATAAGGTACATGTTTGGAGGGAAAGCCAAGATCCCGATAGTTATTAGAACCGTTTCTGGAGCAGGGGCTTCTGCTGCTGCTCAGCACTCACAATCTCTCCACGCTCTCTTTGTTCACGTTCCGGGATTGAAGGTGGTCTATCCCTCCACGCCTTACGATGCAAAGGGGCTTTTAATCTCCTCAATTGAAGATGACGATCCTGTTGTCTTTATTGAACATAAGATGCTCTACGGCGTTAAAGGTCCGGTTCCAGAAGAGCCTTATTCAATTCCCCTCGGAGAGGCTGACATCAAAAAAGAAGGAAAAGATGTAACAGTTGTAGCAACAGCATTAATGGTTTATAGAGCTCTAGAAGTTGCGGAAAAACTTGAAGAGGAAGGAATAAGCGTTGAGGTCATTGATCCAAGAAGTCTTGTTCCCCTAGATGAAGAGACAATTCTAAACTCCATAAAGAAAACTGGACGGCTTGTTATTGTTGATGAAGCATACCCAAGGTGCAGCTTTGCAACCGACATAGCGGCTCTGGCTGTTAGCAAGGCATTTGATAGTCTAAAAGCTCCAGTTAAACTTGTAACGGCCCCATCAACTCCTGTCCCGTTCAGTCCTGCCTTGGAGAAGGAGTGGGTGCCGAGTACTGAGAAAATTGAAACGGCTATCAGAGAAGTCCTTTGA
- a CDS encoding malate dehydrogenase produces MKIGFVGAGRVGSTIAFTCLQQLDVEEIALVDIMENLAIGEAMDLAHAAAGLGKYPEIVGGSDYSILEGSDIVVVTAGSARKPGMSRLDLAMKNAGIIKDVARKIMESSPESKILVITNPVDLMTYVMWKESGKSRNEVFGMGNMLDSMRLKRTLHELGVKNINKAWILGEHGDSMFISRTLIDAENVPELEKVLSEVRFVAAEVIKRKGATFYGPAIAAYRMINAVLNNTKEEMPASVILKGEFGFSDVSVGVPAIIGKNGVEKIVEYPLDPQDMENLRNSVKLLKERLKELGY; encoded by the coding sequence ATGAAGATTGGCTTTGTAGGTGCGGGGAGAGTTGGGTCAACAATAGCATTCACGTGTCTCCAGCAATTAGATGTGGAGGAGATCGCGCTTGTAGATATCATGGAGAATTTAGCAATCGGCGAAGCTATGGACTTGGCTCATGCAGCAGCGGGCCTTGGGAAATATCCAGAAATCGTGGGGGGGAGTGACTATTCCATTCTTGAAGGAAGTGATATAGTAGTTGTGACAGCTGGCTCTGCGAGAAAGCCTGGCATGAGTAGATTGGATTTGGCAATGAAAAATGCAGGTATTATCAAGGATGTAGCGAGGAAAATAATGGAAAGTTCCCCTGAAAGCAAGATACTGGTAATAACAAATCCTGTTGATCTAATGACCTATGTAATGTGGAAAGAAAGTGGAAAATCGAGGAATGAAGTTTTTGGAATGGGTAATATGTTGGATTCGATGCGTCTTAAGAGAACCCTTCATGAATTAGGGGTTAAAAATATAAATAAAGCTTGGATTCTTGGAGAGCATGGAGATAGCATGTTTATTTCAAGGACCCTCATAGACGCTGAAAATGTTCCAGAGTTGGAGAAGGTTCTATCTGAGGTTAGGTTTGTCGCTGCTGAAGTAATAAAAAGAAAAGGAGCCACATTTTATGGGCCTGCAATAGCAGCTTATAGAATGATAAACGCTGTTCTAAACAATACTAAGGAGGAAATGCCTGCTAGTGTAATATTAAAAGGAGAGTTTGGCTTTAGTGATGTTTCAGTAGGTGTTCCTGCTATCATTGGTAAAAATGGTGTGGAGAAGATTGTCGAGTATCCCCTTGATCCACAAGATATGGAAAACTTAAGAAATTCGGTTAAATTATTAAAAGAAAGATTAAAAGAACTCGGATACTAA
- a CDS encoding dihydrolipoamide acetyltransferase family protein: MVSEEIRMIAEQYDINLSKIKGSGVNGEVTLEDLEKYIREHFFPKVREERKVFGIRKVIADRLSKSYREAVHVTLNMETEIDNLIQMRKKLTEKLGEKPSYTVLMLKCIAKAIREFIEINATMEKEKIVIYDNVNINVAVDSPIGLITPVIRNVDKKNLKELLKDYADIVERAKKGSLKEKDFVGGTFTITNLGMFGVDSFTPIINPPQIAILGLNRITQKPVIKNGETKVASVMVLSLTFDHRAIDGAPAARFLERVKYYLEHPEKVFEVE; encoded by the coding sequence ATGGTAAGTGAAGAAATCAGAATGATAGCCGAGCAGTATGATATTAACCTTTCAAAGATAAAAGGCTCAGGAGTTAATGGGGAAGTTACACTTGAAGACCTTGAAAAATACATACGAGAGCATTTCTTCCCAAAAGTAAGAGAAGAGAGGAAAGTTTTTGGAATTAGAAAAGTTATAGCAGATAGGCTTTCAAAGAGCTACAGGGAAGCTGTCCATGTAACCCTCAATATGGAAACAGAGATTGACAACCTCATTCAAATGAGAAAAAAGCTCACTGAAAAACTTGGAGAAAAGCCCTCATACACAGTTCTGATGTTGAAGTGCATTGCAAAGGCTATTAGAGAGTTCATAGAGATCAATGCAACAATGGAAAAGGAAAAGATAGTAATCTACGATAATGTAAATATAAACGTGGCCGTAGACAGCCCAATAGGCTTGATAACCCCCGTAATTAGGAATGTTGATAAAAAGAACCTTAAGGAGCTTTTAAAAGACTATGCAGATATAGTTGAGAGGGCAAAGAAGGGTTCACTTAAAGAAAAGGATTTTGTAGGAGGCACTTTCACGATTACAAATCTCGGAATGTTCGGTGTGGATTCCTTCACCCCAATAATAAATCCTCCCCAAATCGCGATTTTAGGTTTGAATAGAATAACACAAAAGCCGGTCATAAAGAATGGGGAGACAAAAGTTGCCAGTGTAATGGTGCTCTCCCTAACCTTTGACCACAGGGCAATAGATGGGGCTCCGGCTGCAAGGTTCTTGGAGAGGGTTAAATACTACCTAGAACATCCAGAGAAGGTGTTTGAAGTTGAGTGA
- a CDS encoding Lin0512 family protein yields MSEWGRYVIEIGMGVDQHGQDPTKAAIKAVKDAITRICAVGLLELFELEFEKDMKVEVIIGVPYPQKVDVEKVKEAIPLPCKKVIKVVEGGLKGPGIALKEFGDKTNEILIAIAFITIYVRR; encoded by the coding sequence TTGAGTGAATGGGGAAGATATGTTATCGAGATAGGAATGGGTGTAGACCAGCATGGACAAGACCCTACTAAAGCAGCAATAAAAGCCGTAAAAGATGCAATAACAAGGATCTGTGCAGTTGGACTTCTTGAGCTTTTTGAGCTTGAATTTGAGAAAGACATGAAGGTAGAAGTCATCATAGGAGTACCTTATCCCCAAAAGGTTGACGTAGAGAAAGTTAAGGAAGCTATTCCTTTGCCGTGTAAGAAGGTTATTAAAGTTGTTGAAGGAGGATTAAAAGGTCCTGGAATAGCTCTTAAAGAGTTTGGAGATAAAACAAACGAAATATTAATAGCCATAGCATTCATTACCATCTATGTGAGGAGATGA
- a CDS encoding cupin domain-containing protein produces the protein MAAIKIWEVPGVTVPKPNERVLKVLFSPNVGNKELTLLVSLIYPHSTTGLHTHDVDEYMYIASGHGVAISEDGEEVEVHPDMLVYAPAGVKHEMKNTSDETLKLICVYVPALRASGYFEEAEKKAKEFLSDKI, from the coding sequence ATGGCAGCTATAAAAATTTGGGAAGTCCCTGGAGTAACCGTTCCAAAACCAAATGAAAGAGTGCTAAAAGTGCTCTTTTCCCCAAATGTAGGAAACAAGGAGCTTACACTACTGGTATCTCTAATATACCCACACAGTACTACCGGACTTCACACCCACGATGTGGACGAATACATGTATATTGCCTCAGGCCACGGTGTAGCAATCTCCGAAGATGGAGAAGAAGTAGAAGTTCACCCCGATATGCTAGTATACGCCCCAGCAGGAGTTAAGCATGAAATGAAAAACACCAGCGATGAGACACTTAAACTAATTTGTGTATACGTTCCAGCCCTTAGAGCATCAGGATATTTTGAAGAAGCAGAAAAGAAAGCTAAGGAATTCCTTAGCGACAAAATCTGA
- a CDS encoding DUF6506 family protein, whose amino-acid sequence MGKLKAAFIFVAPEAEPEKHKTIISTPIVELHVVGVKDYEEACKIAKELVNDGIGAIELCGGFGHKGVAKIVEAVEGKVPVGVVRFDIHPGLEGKSGDEIFK is encoded by the coding sequence ATGGGGAAACTTAAAGCCGCTTTTATTTTCGTGGCTCCCGAAGCGGAGCCTGAAAAGCATAAGACAATCATTTCAACGCCAATTGTGGAGCTTCACGTGGTTGGAGTTAAAGACTATGAAGAGGCATGCAAAATCGCAAAGGAACTTGTAAACGATGGTATAGGAGCAATTGAACTATGTGGTGGCTTTGGTCATAAAGGTGTTGCAAAAATTGTGGAAGCAGTGGAAGGAAAAGTTCCGGTTGGTGTAGTTAGGTTTGACATCCATCCAGGGCTTGAGGGAAAAAGCGGAGATGAGATATTTAAGTGA
- a CDS encoding PEP-utilizing enzyme, which translates to MGLFSKKEEKKEEYALGSKVIERFLGDDYFPVKWGEDWDKELNVEWVTVLKEHEKDLHWWRSDLHNPHPALPIMELFTWWDAKLIKSCEYMYRRFWSPTGRAWTGKIVNGYAYTTVIPRTDPDELRISGKYFMKILPVYSDIFLDQWKKRYLPEIKKNLEFIFNYPYEEASLGEMMWLLEEMVDIYDRHWKLHWILNFAQFASFLFFKETVRQILGDEKYNTPEVQDLIARVLVSTDDVNWDSLKVLYDIKEMIKANATVRELFESAKTDEEVWEELQKLEEGKEIYEKIVQFLKEYGRKSLYVYEYDLPTWEEYPATVIAQLRTYLSMDYDFYADKEWIATDQQEAIEKLMEMIPEDKKEVVKEQMERAIKMAPLTPNHHFYIDQQTNAAAKYVLRELGRKFVKEGLLEEPYDILYLKYDEIRTLFADPAEIDAKALVEQRKAEREKANKLVPAPYVGTITEWSIKDEPYKQGLWGWSFEKLQEEKEAYEAAKTGKVKLIKGLAAGAPKVVEGVVKVVEGPHEFDKVEEGDILVCDITSPAWISVYPKVKGVITNSGGLSSHPAIVSREFGIPCIVGTRIATKMLKDGMKVRLDGVKGIATILEDE; encoded by the coding sequence ATGGGATTGTTTTCTAAGAAGGAGGAAAAAAAGGAGGAATATGCCCTCGGTTCCAAAGTTATTGAAAGGTTCCTAGGGGACGACTATTTCCCAGTAAAATGGGGCGAAGATTGGGACAAAGAACTAAATGTAGAATGGGTAACTGTTTTGAAGGAACATGAAAAGGATTTACACTGGTGGAGGAGTGATCTACACAACCCGCATCCAGCCTTGCCCATAATGGAGCTCTTTACTTGGTGGGATGCAAAACTCATAAAGAGTTGTGAATATATGTACAGGAGATTTTGGTCTCCTACTGGAAGAGCGTGGACCGGAAAAATAGTTAATGGGTATGCCTATACTACTGTAATTCCACGTACTGACCCTGACGAGCTAAGAATTTCTGGAAAATACTTTATGAAAATATTACCAGTATATAGCGACATCTTCTTAGATCAATGGAAGAAGAGATATCTTCCCGAAATCAAAAAGAACCTAGAATTCATATTTAACTATCCTTATGAAGAGGCCTCATTAGGAGAGATGATGTGGCTCTTAGAAGAAATGGTGGATATCTATGACAGACATTGGAAGCTTCACTGGATTCTAAACTTCGCTCAATTTGCATCGTTCCTGTTCTTCAAAGAAACAGTTCGCCAAATTCTTGGAGATGAAAAGTATAACACTCCTGAGGTTCAGGACTTAATTGCTAGGGTATTGGTCTCTACAGATGACGTTAACTGGGATTCTTTGAAGGTATTATATGATATTAAAGAAATGATTAAAGCCAACGCAACTGTAAGAGAACTATTTGAATCCGCAAAAACTGATGAAGAAGTTTGGGAAGAACTACAAAAGCTAGAAGAAGGTAAAGAGATATACGAGAAGATAGTTCAATTCTTAAAAGAGTACGGAAGAAAATCACTGTATGTGTATGAGTATGACCTCCCAACCTGGGAAGAGTACCCAGCAACTGTTATTGCCCAACTAAGAACCTACCTTTCAATGGACTACGACTTCTACGCAGACAAAGAATGGATTGCCACAGACCAACAAGAGGCCATTGAAAAATTAATGGAAATGATACCAGAAGATAAGAAAGAAGTAGTAAAAGAGCAAATGGAGAGAGCTATAAAAATGGCACCGTTAACACCCAACCACCACTTCTATATCGACCAACAAACAAATGCTGCTGCTAAATACGTACTTAGAGAACTAGGAAGGAAGTTCGTAAAAGAAGGATTGCTAGAAGAGCCCTATGATATACTCTATCTAAAGTATGATGAGATAAGAACCCTATTCGCAGATCCTGCAGAAATTGATGCCAAAGCCCTAGTAGAACAAAGAAAAGCCGAAAGAGAAAAAGCCAACAAGCTTGTCCCTGCTCCCTATGTGGGAACAATTACAGAATGGTCAATCAAAGACGAGCCATACAAGCAGGGCCTCTGGGGATGGAGCTTTGAGAAATTACAAGAAGAGAAAGAGGCATATGAAGCTGCAAAGACCGGTAAAGTCAAACTCATAAAAGGCCTTGCGGCTGGAGCACCAAAAGTCGTAGAGGGAGTTGTTAAGGTAGTAGAAGGACCGCATGAATTTGACAAAGTCGAAGAAGGAGATATTCTCGTCTGTGACATAACAAGCCCAGCATGGATTTCAGTATATCCAAAGGTAAAAGGAGTCATCACAAACAGTGGAGGACTTTCATCACACCCAGCAATAGTTTCAAGAGAATTCGGTATCCCATGTATAGTAGGCACCAGAATTGCCACCAAGATGCTCAAAGACGGCATGAAAGTGCGCTTGGATGGAGTAAAAGGTATAGCGACTATTCTGGAAGATGAATGA
- a CDS encoding thiamine pyrophosphate-dependent dehydrogenase E1 component subunit alpha yields the protein MLEIPKEKLLWIYETMVKIREHEERVAELFAQGKIPGFVHLYIGEEAVATGVMAHLRKEDFITSTHRGHGHFIAKGGNIKASMAELFGKATGICKGKGGSMHIADLDVGELGANGIVGGGIPHAVGAALGIKLNGLDNVAVAFFGDGASNQQNFHEAINLAAIWKLPVVFVCENNLYQISLPYSKQQAIKSVAERAVAYGIPGVSVDGQDVFAVYEVAKEAIERARNGEGPTIIEAKTYRYRGHFEGDPQIYRSKEEIEWWKNNKDPITIFEKTVLEKGLLTKEELDAVREKVKKEIEEAIKFAEESPWPKPEELLEDVFSTPTKGVLVWQW from the coding sequence ATGTTGGAAATACCAAAAGAAAAGCTGTTGTGGATTTACGAAACGATGGTGAAGATTAGAGAACATGAAGAAAGGGTTGCAGAACTCTTTGCTCAGGGTAAAATACCGGGCTTTGTTCACCTATACATTGGAGAGGAAGCTGTTGCAACGGGAGTAATGGCCCACCTAAGAAAGGAAGACTTCATAACGAGTACACACAGGGGACATGGTCACTTTATTGCCAAAGGAGGTAACATTAAGGCATCAATGGCTGAACTCTTTGGAAAGGCCACTGGAATATGTAAGGGAAAAGGCGGCTCAATGCACATAGCGGATTTGGATGTGGGTGAGTTAGGAGCAAATGGTATAGTTGGTGGAGGCATTCCCCACGCAGTTGGGGCAGCATTGGGGATAAAGTTAAATGGTTTGGACAACGTTGCCGTGGCATTCTTTGGAGATGGTGCATCTAATCAGCAGAACTTCCACGAGGCAATAAACCTTGCCGCAATATGGAAACTTCCAGTAGTTTTTGTATGTGAGAACAACCTCTACCAGATCTCTCTTCCGTATTCAAAGCAGCAGGCCATAAAAAGCGTTGCTGAGAGGGCTGTTGCATATGGAATTCCAGGAGTTAGTGTAGACGGTCAGGATGTCTTTGCGGTTTACGAAGTGGCTAAAGAAGCAATAGAGAGAGCTAGAAACGGAGAAGGGCCAACAATAATAGAAGCAAAAACTTATAGGTACAGAGGACATTTTGAGGGTGACCCGCAGATATATAGGTCAAAAGAGGAGATAGAATGGTGGAAGAATAACAAAGACCCAATAACCATTTTTGAGAAAACAGTCCTTGAGAAAGGCCTCTTAACTAAAGAAGAACTTGATGCTGTCAGGGAAAAAGTAAAGAAAGAAATCGAAGAGGCAATTAAGTTTGCCGAGGAAAGTCCATGGCCCAAGCCGGAGGAACTTCTTGAAGATGTATTCTCAACCCCAACCAAGGGGGTGTTAGTATGGCAGTGGTGA
- a CDS encoding biotin/lipoyl-containing protein, whose amino-acid sequence MVIFMSRINVIMPKLGMTMKKGTIVEWKKKRGERVEKEEVVAIVESEKLTGEVKAPTSGILVEILHDVGDEVPVGEVIGVIESEES is encoded by the coding sequence ATGGTGATATTTATGTCAAGAATAAATGTTATTATGCCAAAATTGGGTATGACCATGAAAAAAGGCACTATTGTAGAGTGGAAGAAAAAGAGGGGAGAGAGAGTGGAGAAAGAGGAAGTTGTTGCTATAGTTGAATCTGAGAAATTAACTGGAGAGGTCAAAGCCCCAACCTCAGGAATTCTAGTGGAGATACTTCATGATGTAGGAGACGAAGTTCCCGTGGGAGAAGTGATAGGAGTAATAGAAAGCGAGGAGAGCTGA
- a CDS encoding Tm-1-like ATP-binding domain-containing protein — protein MEMNRTTVCIMGTFDTKGIEAKYLKEKIELYGGTPFLIDISLRKYNPTIITPDVPNHIVAQEGGSTIEEVSKKNRKEAQEIMIKGAVKILSNLLTEKKLGGIIAFGGSVGSGMATRILKTLPLFVPKYLISTLPQEVSPIIVGSDIKVWWSISDMAGGNKINSIEATVLNQIAAAIMGELKAKPVDIPKKPIIVATQFGTTTPHLLMSKEIIENKGFEVISFHAVGLSGGYTMEEFIRSEERVVGVYDLTTHEIVDEIAGGILIASHEGRLRLRAAIERKLPYIILPGGLDQVVFGPPETIPKKYRKRFFYEHSKGMVTLMRSNEEEMYRSGKLIAERINDAESPVIIIIPIHGFSAYDKNPLLPNSSGVYCQVIKNGKLEMTDIPWWDPSADMMLWKGIQDHVDLTNPNVTIIPVDAHINDPELVHFVIQILIKAIKGTWKKGTLTYNKLYVGAPYLKFRTLISYYNDYFKVTNNKK, from the coding sequence ATGGAAATGAATAGGACAACGGTATGTATTATGGGTACATTTGATACAAAAGGCATTGAGGCCAAATATCTGAAAGAGAAAATAGAACTTTATGGTGGAACACCTTTTCTAATTGATATTTCTCTTAGGAAATACAACCCCACTATAATAACCCCTGATGTCCCCAACCATATCGTAGCTCAGGAAGGAGGTAGTACAATTGAAGAAGTCTCTAAGAAAAATCGAAAAGAGGCCCAAGAGATCATGATTAAAGGTGCAGTGAAAATACTGAGTAACCTCTTAACTGAAAAGAAGCTAGGAGGTATTATCGCATTTGGAGGATCTGTAGGAAGTGGGATGGCTACTAGAATATTAAAAACGCTGCCCCTATTTGTTCCCAAATACTTGATAAGTACTTTACCCCAAGAAGTCTCCCCTATAATAGTCGGGAGTGACATTAAGGTATGGTGGTCTATTTCAGATATGGCGGGTGGAAATAAGATAAATAGCATAGAAGCCACTGTCCTTAATCAAATTGCAGCAGCCATTATGGGAGAGTTAAAGGCTAAGCCTGTAGATATCCCCAAAAAACCTATTATCGTAGCAACACAATTTGGAACTACTACTCCCCATTTGCTGATGAGCAAGGAAATCATAGAAAACAAAGGTTTTGAAGTAATTTCTTTTCATGCAGTAGGTCTCTCAGGCGGCTATACTATGGAAGAATTCATTAGAAGTGAAGAAAGAGTAGTCGGAGTTTATGATCTAACTACCCACGAAATAGTGGACGAAATTGCTGGTGGGATTTTAATAGCAAGTCATGAGGGAAGATTAAGGCTTAGAGCAGCCATTGAAAGAAAACTCCCCTACATAATACTCCCTGGTGGACTTGATCAAGTTGTTTTTGGACCGCCAGAGACTATTCCCAAAAAATATAGAAAACGCTTTTTTTATGAACACAGTAAAGGAATGGTAACTCTAATGCGATCAAATGAAGAGGAAATGTACCGCTCTGGAAAGCTAATTGCAGAACGGATTAACGATGCCGAGAGTCCTGTAATAATCATAATACCAATACACGGATTCAGTGCTTATGACAAAAATCCTCTTCTCCCAAACTCTTCCGGAGTGTATTGTCAAGTGATTAAAAATGGCAAACTAGAGATGACTGATATACCATGGTGGGATCCTTCTGCAGATATGATGTTATGGAAAGGAATACAGGACCATGTAGATTTAACAAACCCAAATGTCACTATCATACCAGTAGATGCCCATATTAATGATCCAGAGCTTGTACATTTTGTTATACAGATACTGATCAAAGCCATAAAAGGTACATGGAAAAAAGGAACCTTGACTTACAATAAGTTATATGTAGGGGCCCCATATCTTAAGTTTCGAACATTGATATCATACTATAACGACTATTTTAAGGTGACGAATAATAAAAAATGA
- a CDS encoding PPC domain-containing DNA-binding protein, translating to MYVKRDKEHIVVKLEKNEDLVEKLTQLAQEENIKAGMIVSGIGMLRDPEIGYYTGTGYEQKKLEGVYELVSITGYLQETTPRVHIHISIADKNNKVYGGHLLSGKCDPYAIIAVISYEKLSFKRVYVEKAKRMETEVYEI from the coding sequence ATGTATGTCAAAAGAGACAAAGAGCATATAGTAGTAAAACTAGAAAAAAATGAAGATCTTGTAGAAAAACTGACCCAATTGGCACAAGAAGAAAACATAAAAGCGGGCATGATAGTTTCAGGCATTGGAATGTTAAGAGATCCTGAGATAGGTTATTACACTGGCACAGGTTATGAACAAAAGAAACTTGAAGGGGTCTATGAACTCGTCTCAATAACCGGGTACCTCCAAGAGACTACCCCAAGAGTCCATATCCACATAAGCATTGCTGATAAAAACAATAAAGTATATGGAGGACACTTACTTAGTGGAAAATGCGACCCTTATGCAATAATAGCAGTCATTTCCTATGAAAAATTAAGCTTCAAAAGAGTTTATGTAGAAAAAGCAAAGCGAATGGAAACTGAGGTATATGAGATCTAG
- a CDS encoding NAD(+)/NADH kinase: protein MRIMGKITVGIIANPESGRDIRRLIAHASVFDNMEKVNIVKRLLLIMQELGVEKVLAMPETFGIVPAALHAIGEHVVMEVEMLPIKVFGDWRDTLKATELMKDKVNVIIVIGGDGTNRVVAKASGDIPIMPISTGTNNVFPYMIEATIAGATVSAIATGMVKPEEGTYKTKRIELYEDGRLKDIALIDAAATLHSFKGSKAVWKPEYLREIVASVSSPYNIGLSSIPGILKEITEQDDLGIYVELGGERGIKAPIAPGVFRAIKVKETKILELNEEVELKTSPSLLALDGERETEMKGRITAKITRNGPRVIDYKKTLKLAAERGFFDG from the coding sequence ATGAGGATAATGGGAAAAATCACCGTGGGAATAATAGCAAACCCTGAATCAGGGAGGGATATAAGGCGTTTAATCGCTCATGCAAGTGTCTTTGATAACATGGAGAAGGTCAACATAGTTAAGAGACTCCTACTCATAATGCAGGAATTAGGAGTAGAAAAAGTTCTAGCAATGCCCGAAACATTTGGAATAGTGCCCGCTGCACTTCATGCAATCGGAGAGCATGTAGTTATGGAGGTTGAGATGCTCCCAATCAAAGTCTTTGGAGATTGGAGAGATACACTAAAGGCAACTGAACTAATGAAAGACAAAGTAAACGTAATAATCGTCATTGGAGGGGACGGTACTAATAGAGTTGTAGCAAAGGCCTCTGGAGATATTCCCATAATGCCTATCTCTACAGGCACTAACAATGTCTTTCCCTACATGATAGAGGCCACTATAGCCGGAGCTACTGTCTCGGCAATAGCCACCGGTATGGTTAAGCCTGAGGAAGGAACCTATAAAACAAAAAGAATTGAACTTTATGAGGATGGTAGACTTAAGGACATTGCCCTTATAGACGCAGCTGCAACACTCCACTCTTTCAAAGGATCCAAAGCCGTGTGGAAGCCAGAATATTTGAGAGAGATAGTAGCAAGTGTTTCCTCACCTTATAATATCGGTCTGAGCTCAATCCCTGGAATCTTGAAAGAGATAACCGAACAGGATGATTTAGGAATATATGTAGAGCTTGGAGGAGAAAGAGGGATAAAAGCTCCCATAGCTCCCGGAGTATTCCGGGCAATAAAAGTCAAAGAAACAAAAATCCTAGAGCTGAACGAGGAAGTGGAGCTAAAAACCTCACCTTCTCTTCTGGCCCTTGATGGAGAAAGAGAAACCGAAATGAAAGGGAGAATTACAGCAAAGATAACAAGAAATGGCCCAAGAGTTATAGACTATAAAAAGACTTTAAAACTAGCGGCTGAGAGAGGTTTCTTCGATGGTTAG